In Bradyrhizobium sp. 1(2017), one DNA window encodes the following:
- a CDS encoding ComEC/Rec2 family competence protein, with product MAEPGRPGRSQGVAGTWPVGRAAPAGGLVPVGFGLWPAIVGTLREWVRAEAGSGRLLPWVPVAFGGGIALYFAADHEPVLWVVAATAVALLLGAVLLRRSRLFVPAILIAAVAAGFAVATWKTARVAHTVLAKPLYSVSLSGFVEARDIRERTDRFVLRVTAMEAQRSEVKLERVRLSVRKGTAPEVGSFVQLKARLMPPISPVRPGSYDFSRDMFFQGIGASGFVMGAITASVPPDAGGLRLRYAAFMQGLRDAIDARIRATLEGDNRAIATALLTGRRDAITAPVNDAMFISGLGHVLSISGYHMAVVAGVVFFAVRALLALIPGLAAGFAIKKWSAAAALVAAAFYLLLSGAEVATQRSFFMTAVVLIAVMVDRRAITFRTLAVAALIVLAVAPEALVHPSFQMSFAATLGLVALVQIGMPNLFASPDHSATARVALWGGREIAMLFLASLIAGLATTPYAAFHFHRVTPYGVLANLGAMPVVSALVMPAGLLGLLAAPFGLDSAFWWLMGIGIDWMVAVSRWVSALPGAIGRIPAFGIAPLMAASLGIIVMGLLRTPLRWSGALVLLASIAWAMSVRPPDILIAGDGASVAVRGRDGQLLVMRASKDSFLLREWLAADADRRDAASSTLADGVSCDEAGCVTPLADGRLVALSLRIDALADDCSRAALVVTARPAPPDCAAMVIDRQRLTSQGALALSQRGDGFAVQAVRARGTSRPWLPAGAGEGDFGGSLAPKAAAARNRDATPAEADLQADDQ from the coding sequence ATGGCGGAGCCGGGCCGGCCAGGACGCTCCCAGGGAGTAGCTGGAACGTGGCCGGTCGGCCGCGCCGCGCCGGCTGGCGGGCTGGTGCCGGTGGGCTTCGGCCTCTGGCCTGCGATCGTCGGGACGTTGCGGGAATGGGTGCGTGCCGAGGCCGGTTCCGGGCGGCTGTTACCGTGGGTGCCGGTCGCCTTCGGCGGCGGCATCGCGCTCTATTTCGCCGCCGACCACGAGCCCGTGCTGTGGGTGGTCGCCGCGACGGCCGTCGCGCTCCTGCTCGGCGCTGTCCTGCTGCGGCGGAGCCGGCTGTTTGTCCCCGCGATCTTGATTGCGGCGGTTGCCGCCGGTTTTGCCGTGGCGACCTGGAAGACGGCGCGCGTCGCGCACACTGTTCTGGCAAAACCGCTCTATTCGGTGTCGCTGTCGGGCTTCGTGGAAGCGCGCGACATCCGCGAGCGTACCGACCGCTTCGTGCTGCGCGTCACCGCGATGGAGGCCCAGCGCAGCGAGGTCAAGCTCGAGCGCGTGCGACTGTCGGTGCGCAAGGGCACGGCTCCCGAGGTCGGCAGCTTCGTGCAGCTGAAGGCACGGCTGATGCCGCCGATCTCGCCGGTGCGCCCCGGCAGCTACGACTTTTCGCGCGACATGTTCTTCCAGGGCATCGGTGCTTCCGGCTTCGTAATGGGCGCGATCACGGCGTCAGTGCCGCCCGACGCCGGCGGGTTGCGGCTGCGCTATGCGGCCTTCATGCAGGGCCTGCGCGATGCGATCGACGCGCGTATCCGCGCGACACTCGAGGGCGACAACCGCGCGATCGCGACGGCGCTGCTCACCGGGCGGCGCGACGCCATCACCGCGCCCGTCAACGATGCCATGTTCATCTCGGGCCTCGGCCATGTGCTGTCGATCTCCGGCTATCACATGGCGGTCGTTGCCGGTGTCGTATTCTTCGCGGTGCGCGCGCTGCTGGCGCTGATCCCGGGGCTCGCGGCCGGCTTTGCCATCAAGAAATGGTCGGCGGCCGCCGCGCTGGTGGCGGCCGCGTTCTATTTGCTGCTGTCGGGCGCGGAGGTCGCGACGCAACGCTCGTTCTTCATGACCGCAGTGGTGCTGATCGCAGTCATGGTCGATCGCCGCGCAATCACCTTCCGCACGCTGGCCGTGGCGGCGCTGATCGTGCTCGCGGTCGCACCTGAAGCGCTGGTGCATCCGAGCTTCCAGATGTCGTTTGCGGCAACGCTCGGGCTGGTCGCGCTGGTGCAGATCGGCATGCCGAACCTGTTTGCCTCGCCCGATCATTCGGCAACGGCTCGCGTCGCGCTGTGGGGCGGCCGCGAGATCGCGATGCTGTTCCTGGCTTCGCTGATAGCGGGGCTGGCGACGACGCCCTATGCCGCCTTCCACTTCCATCGCGTGACCCCTTACGGTGTCCTCGCCAATCTCGGGGCAATGCCGGTGGTCTCGGCACTGGTGATGCCGGCGGGGCTGCTGGGACTGCTGGCGGCACCCTTCGGGCTCGACAGCGCGTTCTGGTGGCTGATGGGAATCGGCATCGACTGGATGGTTGCGGTGTCGCGCTGGGTGTCGGCTCTGCCGGGCGCCATCGGCCGCATCCCGGCGTTCGGTATCGCGCCGTTGATGGCGGCAAGCCTCGGCATCATCGTGATGGGCCTGTTGCGAACGCCCCTGCGCTGGTCCGGCGCCCTGGTGCTGCTGGCGTCCATCGCCTGGGCCATGTCGGTGCGGCCGCCCGACATCCTGATTGCCGGAGACGGCGCGAGCGTTGCGGTTCGGGGCCGGGACGGGCAGCTGCTTGTCATGCGCGCGAGCAAGGACAGCTTTCTGCTGAGGGAGTGGTTAGCGGCCGACGCCGATCGGCGCGATGCCGCGAGCAGTACGCTGGCCGACGGCGTGTCGTGCGACGAGGCCGGCTGTGTGACGCCTCTCGCCGATGGCCGGTTGGTCGCGCTGTCCTTGCGCATCGACGCGCTGGCTGATGATTGCAGCCGCGCCGCACTGGTGGTGACCGCGCGACCCGCGCCGCCGGATTGCGCGGCGATGGTGATCGATCGGCAGCGGCTCACGAGCCAGGGCGCGCTGGCGTTGTCGCAGCGTGGCGATGGTTTTGCGGTTCAGGCGGTGAGGGCGAGAGGGACAAGCCGGCCCTGGCTGCCGGCCGGCGCCGGCGAGGGTGATTTCGGCGGGAGCCTTGCGCCCAAGGCGGCGGCAGCCCGCAACCGCGACGCAACGCCGGCGGAGGCCGACTTGCAGGCCGACGATCAATGA
- the glp gene encoding gephyrin-like molybdotransferase Glp, producing the protein MALMPVSDALAAVLAGAEPLPDETVALDAAFHRVLARDVAALRTQPPEAMSAMDGYAVRAADAATIDSQLTVIGEVAAGRPFAETVGSGEAVRIFTGGVIPNGADAVVIQEDTVADGRRVTIKEAAAAGRHIRPAGVDFSEGDVLLRKGVRLTERDLALAAAMNYPQLGVCRRPKVAILATGDELVMPGSTPGHGQIVYSNGYALHALARSEGAETIDLGIAADTLQSTAAGIRRARESGADVLITTGGASVGDHDLVQRALRDEGISMAFWKIAMRPGKPMMHGRLGAMRVIGLPGNPVSSYVCAFLFMVPLIRALSGRSVIHHRHERAVLGRDVGANDMRADYLRARLEERDDGTLVALPLHLQDSSLLANLAAAQALLVRMPFAPKAEAGTPCEVLRLPA; encoded by the coding sequence TTGGCCCTGATGCCGGTTTCCGACGCGCTTGCCGCGGTGCTGGCGGGTGCAGAGCCGCTGCCTGACGAGACGGTCGCGCTCGATGCAGCCTTCCACCGCGTGCTCGCCCGCGACGTGGCGGCACTGCGCACGCAGCCGCCGGAGGCGATGTCCGCGATGGATGGCTACGCGGTGCGCGCGGCCGATGCGGCGACGATTGATTCTCAGCTGACGGTCATTGGCGAGGTCGCGGCCGGCCGGCCATTCGCCGAGACGGTCGGCTCCGGCGAAGCGGTACGGATCTTCACCGGCGGCGTGATCCCCAATGGCGCGGACGCCGTCGTGATCCAGGAGGATACCGTTGCCGACGGCAGGCGCGTCACGATCAAGGAAGCCGCGGCTGCCGGGCGGCACATCCGTCCCGCAGGCGTCGACTTCTCCGAAGGGGATGTGCTACTGCGCAAGGGAGTTCGCCTCACCGAGCGCGATCTCGCTCTCGCCGCCGCCATGAATTACCCGCAGCTTGGCGTCTGCCGCCGCCCCAAGGTCGCGATCCTCGCCACCGGCGACGAGCTTGTGATGCCGGGCTCCACGCCCGGCCACGGCCAGATCGTCTATTCCAACGGCTATGCCCTACACGCGCTCGCGCGCAGCGAGGGTGCCGAGACCATCGACCTCGGCATTGCCGCCGATACGCTGCAATCCACCGCCGCCGGCATCCGCCGGGCCCGCGAGAGCGGCGCCGACGTCCTGATCACCACCGGCGGAGCCTCGGTCGGCGACCACGATCTGGTCCAGCGGGCGCTCCGGGACGAAGGCATCTCGATGGCGTTCTGGAAGATCGCGATGCGCCCGGGCAAGCCGATGATGCATGGGCGGTTGGGCGCGATGCGGGTGATCGGCCTGCCCGGCAATCCGGTATCATCCTATGTGTGCGCCTTCCTGTTCATGGTGCCGCTGATTCGTGCCTTGTCGGGCCGGTCCGTGATTCATCACCGCCACGAGCGCGCCGTGCTCGGCCGCGACGTGGGCGCAAACGACATGCGCGCGGATTACCTTCGCGCGCGTCTGGAAGAGCGCGACGACGGCACGCTCGTTGCGCTCCCCCTCCATCTTCAGGATTCCTCCCTGCTTGCGAATCTTGCTGCGGCACAGGCACTTCTCGTGCGCATGCCGTTCGCGCCCAAAGCCGAGGCCGGTACGCCTTGCGAGGTGCTGCGCCTGCCCGCCTGA
- a CDS encoding bifunctional diguanylate cyclase/phosphodiesterase yields MMTRFGSRLFDQAFVRSGPIRWLVVGGTLLIAAIAVGATLMAQNFRERALRNSGRELENTVLMLAHHFDQQLQDFAVIQKDFVDHVRTTGINNAEDYRKRFSGQDVHRMLRSKIEALPYMGGVNVIDAEGNLINSSTAWPAPKVNVADRAYFRTFKYDPYAPDVLIEPLHSRVSGAWTILIVRRIVGSNGEFLGVVGRGIEPANFEKFFASVALGEGATISMLHRDGTLLARYPHASEMMGRNFKTGSFEQQRIFGLDHFAGHFVSPVDGEDRLISSRALPHFPILMMATTTRAAALTDWREQIGILISVAASSALAIAGVLIAIVRKLLEQHRLSRERLTLEKQRLDRAVNNMTQGLLLFDAERRLVICNQRYIEMYGLSAETVKPGCSFHDIIAHRKATGSFAGEVDQYVARVLRDVNVRNSMVIDTSDGRSIQIVNEPLADGGWVATHEDITERRRIEERITHLAHYDALTDLPNRIMFHEHLRDELAALAEGEEIAVHYIDIDEFKGVNDALGHLVGDELLKSVAQSLRRCAGPEDFVARLGGDEFAIVQSAVTSPDQITDLVARVFHAIRTPFDCMGHHLTADASIGIALAPEHGSALDQILKNADMAMYAAKAAGRRTYRFFEPEMDAKIRERRQLEIDLRHAIAQGGLDGGLEVYYQPCLSLRDDRITGCEALVRWRHPERGMVSPAEFIPIAEDTGLINEIGEWVLATACRDAASWPDDIRLAVNVSPVQFKSGTLALKIMAALATSNLPASRLELEITEAVLIRDDDTALAILHQLRAIGVRIALDDFGTGYSSLSYLHRFPFDKIKIDRCFVDDIAGPDGSASIVQAVVNLATARRMTTTAEGVETEEQQRLLRTLGCSEMQGYLFSAAKPADKVLGLFALHRSRLAQREGSESRRREAG; encoded by the coding sequence ATGATGACGAGATTCGGCAGTCGCCTCTTTGACCAGGCCTTCGTGCGCAGCGGACCGATCCGCTGGCTGGTGGTGGGCGGTACGCTGCTGATCGCGGCGATCGCCGTCGGCGCGACGCTCATGGCGCAGAATTTCCGCGAACGTGCGCTGCGCAACTCCGGCCGCGAGCTTGAGAACACCGTGCTGATGCTCGCCCATCATTTCGACCAGCAATTGCAGGATTTCGCCGTCATCCAGAAGGATTTCGTCGACCACGTCCGCACGACGGGCATCAACAATGCCGAGGATTATCGCAAGCGCTTCTCGGGGCAAGACGTCCACCGGATGCTGCGCTCGAAGATCGAGGCGCTGCCTTACATGGGCGGCGTCAACGTCATCGATGCCGAAGGCAATCTGATCAACTCGTCGACGGCATGGCCCGCCCCGAAGGTGAATGTTGCCGACCGCGCCTATTTCCGCACCTTCAAATACGATCCCTACGCGCCCGACGTGTTGATCGAGCCGCTGCACAGCCGCGTCTCCGGCGCCTGGACCATCCTGATCGTCCGCAGGATCGTGGGCTCGAACGGCGAGTTCCTGGGCGTGGTCGGGCGCGGCATCGAGCCGGCCAATTTCGAGAAGTTCTTCGCCTCCGTCGCGCTCGGCGAAGGCGCGACGATCTCGATGCTGCATCGAGACGGCACGCTGCTCGCCCGCTATCCCCATGCCAGCGAGATGATGGGACGAAATTTCAAGACCGGCTCGTTCGAGCAGCAGAGGATTTTCGGGCTCGATCACTTCGCCGGCCACTTCGTGAGCCCCGTCGACGGCGAAGACCGGCTGATCTCATCGCGCGCCCTGCCCCATTTCCCGATCCTGATGATGGCCACCACGACCCGCGCGGCGGCTCTGACTGACTGGCGTGAGCAGATCGGCATCCTGATCTCGGTCGCGGCCTCGTCGGCGCTCGCCATCGCGGGCGTGCTGATCGCGATCGTTCGCAAGTTGCTGGAGCAGCACCGCCTCTCGCGGGAACGGCTGACGCTGGAAAAGCAGCGTCTCGACCGCGCCGTCAACAACATGACGCAGGGCCTTTTGCTGTTCGACGCCGAGCGGCGTCTCGTGATCTGCAACCAGCGCTACATCGAGATGTACGGCCTGTCGGCCGAGACGGTGAAGCCCGGTTGCAGCTTCCACGACATCATCGCCCATCGCAAGGCGACCGGCTCCTTCGCCGGCGAGGTCGATCAGTATGTCGCGCGCGTGCTGCGCGACGTCAACGTGCGCAATTCCATGGTCATCGACACTTCCGACGGCCGCTCGATCCAGATCGTCAACGAACCACTGGCGGATGGCGGCTGGGTAGCGACGCATGAGGACATCACCGAACGCCGCCGGATCGAGGAGCGTATCACCCACCTCGCCCATTACGACGCGCTGACCGACCTGCCCAACCGCATCATGTTCCACGAGCATTTGCGCGACGAGCTGGCCGCCCTCGCCGAGGGCGAAGAAATCGCCGTGCACTACATCGACATCGACGAGTTCAAGGGCGTCAACGACGCGCTTGGCCATCTCGTCGGTGACGAGCTGTTGAAATCGGTCGCGCAGAGCCTGCGTCGCTGCGCCGGCCCGGAGGACTTCGTGGCCCGGCTCGGCGGCGACGAATTTGCCATCGTGCAAAGCGCAGTGACCTCGCCGGACCAGATCACCGATCTCGTCGCACGGGTTTTCCATGCCATCCGCACCCCCTTCGACTGCATGGGCCACCATCTCACCGCGGACGCCAGCATCGGCATTGCGCTCGCGCCGGAACATGGCAGCGCGCTCGACCAGATCCTCAAGAACGCCGACATGGCCATGTACGCGGCCAAGGCGGCGGGCCGCCGCACCTATCGCTTCTTCGAGCCGGAGATGGACGCCAAGATCCGCGAGCGGCGGCAGCTCGAGATCGACCTGCGCCACGCCATCGCCCAAGGGGGACTCGATGGCGGCCTCGAGGTCTATTATCAGCCCTGCCTCAGCCTCAGGGACGACCGCATTACCGGCTGCGAAGCGCTGGTGCGCTGGCGCCATCCCGAGCGCGGCATGGTCTCGCCGGCCGAATTCATCCCGATCGCCGAGGACACCGGCCTGATCAACGAGATCGGCGAATGGGTGCTGGCGACCGCGTGCCGGGACGCGGCGAGCTGGCCCGACGACATCCGCCTCGCCGTCAACGTCTCGCCCGTGCAGTTCAAAAGCGGCACGCTGGCGCTGAAGATCATGGCGGCGCTCGCCACCTCCAATTTGCCGGCAAGCCGGCTCGAGCTCGAGATCACCGAGGCCGTGCTGATCCGCGACGACGACACCGCGCTCGCGATCCTGCACCAGCTTCGCGCCATCGGCGTGCGCATCGCGCTCGACGATTTCGGCACGGGCTATTCCTCGCTGAGCTATTTGCACCGGTTCCCCTTCGATAAGATCAAGATCGACCGCTGCTTCGTCGACGACATCGCCGGCCCCGACGGCTCCGCCAGCATCGTCCAGGCCGTCGTCAACCTCGCGACCGCCCGCCGCATGACCACCACGGCCGAGGGCGTCGAGACCGAAGAGCAGCAGCGGCTGCTTCGAACGCTCGGCTGCTCCGAGATGCAGGGCTATCTGTTCAGCGCCGCGAAACCGGCCGACAAGGTGCTGGGGCTGTTCGCGCTGCACCGCAGCCGTCTTGCCCAGCGCGAAGGCAGCGAGAGCCGCCGACGCGAAGCGGGTTAG
- a CDS encoding alpha-hydroxy acid oxidase, whose amino-acid sequence MNDAPRIRPERNVELGASNEPFQNLHEFVRKARANLNQNAWDYIVGAAETETTMRRNRMALDEIAFRPRVLRDVRKVDGSVEQFGRRMRLPVVLAPVGALEIFDPDGAASVARAAGTFGAAHMLSSVSDPGLEKTAEAAPDALRLYQLYVRGDDAFVADVVSRSEKNGYAAFCLTVDTAHYSRRERDIAKRYVRESRLRATGGDYQKGLEWRTVKMIKDTFKTPLILKGIATAEDARIAIDHGVEWIYVSNHGGRQLDHGRGAMHVLPEIVEAVKGRARIMVDGGICRGTDIVKAIAAGADLVGIGRLQCWALAAAGEAGVLRMLELLEDEVLRCLGLLGTTSFAEVDKSCLHQATATNAPSVFSAFPLFDHDPYRY is encoded by the coding sequence ATGAACGACGCGCCCCGCATCCGGCCGGAAAGGAACGTCGAACTCGGCGCCAGCAACGAGCCGTTCCAGAACCTGCACGAATTCGTCCGGAAGGCGCGTGCCAACCTCAACCAGAATGCCTGGGACTACATCGTCGGTGCCGCCGAGACCGAGACCACCATGCGCCGCAACCGCATGGCCCTGGACGAGATCGCCTTCCGCCCGCGCGTGCTGCGGGACGTTCGCAAGGTCGACGGCTCCGTCGAGCAGTTCGGCCGCAGGATGCGTTTGCCGGTGGTGCTCGCCCCCGTCGGCGCGCTGGAGATCTTCGACCCCGATGGCGCGGCAAGCGTGGCACGCGCCGCCGGCACCTTCGGTGCGGCCCACATGCTGAGCTCGGTGTCCGATCCCGGTCTGGAGAAGACTGCGGAGGCTGCGCCCGACGCGCTACGGCTCTATCAGCTCTATGTCCGCGGCGACGACGCCTTCGTCGCGGACGTCGTCAGCCGGAGCGAGAAGAACGGCTATGCCGCGTTCTGCCTGACGGTCGACACCGCCCATTACAGCCGTCGTGAGCGCGACATCGCCAAGCGCTATGTTCGCGAGAGCCGCCTGCGCGCAACCGGCGGCGACTACCAGAAGGGCCTGGAATGGCGGACGGTGAAGATGATCAAGGACACGTTCAAGACCCCGCTGATCCTCAAGGGCATCGCCACCGCCGAGGACGCACGGATCGCGATCGATCACGGTGTCGAGTGGATCTACGTCTCCAACCATGGCGGCCGCCAGCTCGATCATGGCCGCGGCGCCATGCATGTGCTGCCTGAAATCGTCGAAGCCGTGAAAGGTCGCGCCAGGATCATGGTCGATGGCGGCATCTGCCGCGGCACCGACATCGTCAAGGCCATTGCGGCGGGCGCCGACCTCGTCGGTATCGGCCGGCTGCAATGCTGGGCACTGGCGGCGGCCGGCGAAGCCGGCGTGTTGCGGATGCTGGAACTGCTGGAGGACGAAGTGTTGCGCTGCCTCGGCCTGTTGGGTACCACCTCGTTCGCCGAGGTCGACAAGTCCTGCCTGCACCAGGCGACCGCGACGAATGCGCCAAGCGTGTTCAGTGCGTTCCCGCTGTTCGACCACGACCCCTATCGATACTGA
- a CDS encoding HAD family hydrolase, protein MTALSPGSADALLFDLGRVVLDIDFSKAIACWAGHAGCQPEAIVARYVRDEAYRLHEVGKISDEDYFQSLRTSLGIGISDAQFLEGWNAIFAGEMPDIAELLPRAAKQMPIYAFSNTNRPHIDYFSKEYAGVLGHFRELYLSSSIGLRKPDAEAFDHVVTAIGVPASRIVFFDDLAENVEGARARGLTAVHVTSPGDVGNALRALGV, encoded by the coding sequence ATGACCGCACTCTCTCCCGGCAGCGCTGATGCGCTCCTGTTCGATCTCGGGCGCGTGGTGCTCGACATCGATTTCTCCAAGGCGATCGCCTGCTGGGCGGGACATGCCGGCTGCCAGCCGGAGGCCATCGTCGCGCGCTATGTGCGTGACGAGGCCTACCGGCTGCACGAGGTCGGCAAGATCAGCGACGAGGATTATTTCCAGTCGTTGCGCACCTCGCTTGGAATCGGCATTTCGGATGCGCAGTTTCTGGAGGGATGGAACGCGATCTTCGCCGGCGAGATGCCTGATATCGCCGAGCTGTTGCCGCGCGCGGCCAAGCAGATGCCGATCTACGCGTTCTCCAACACCAACCGGCCGCATATCGACTATTTCTCGAAGGAATATGCCGGCGTGCTCGGACATTTCCGCGAGCTTTATTTGTCGTCCAGCATCGGCCTACGCAAACCGGATGCGGAGGCGTTCGACCACGTCGTGACGGCGATCGGTGTGCCCGCCAGCCGAATCGTATTCTTCGACGACCTTGCCGAGAACGTCGAAGGGGCGCGGGCACGCGGCCTCACCGCCGTGCACGTCACCTCGCCCGGCGATGTCGGGAACGCGTTGAGGGCGCTGGGCGTCTGA
- a CDS encoding S41 family peptidase has protein sequence MRKTLLFPLGALTGACLTLLVASPHGGVWAARAAANANDAYSQLNLFGAVFERVKASYVEKPDNAKLIEGAITGMVTSLDPHSRYMNDKAWTEMQETTSGEFGGLGIEVTMEDGLVKVVSPIDDTPASKAGIMSGDLISKIDGEAVQGMTLEQAVNKMKGPVDTKTKLTIVRKGADAPIDVAITREIIHVRPVRFQVKNGDIGYIRVTSFNEQTTDGLKKAIASISKEIPPEKLAGYVMDLRNNPGGLLDQAVSVSSAFLQRGEVVSTRGRNPEETQRFTAHGGDLTKGKPLVVLVNGGSASASEIVAGALHDHKRATLIGTRSFGKGSVQTIIPLGTGNGALALTTARYYTPSGRSIQAQGIAPDIEILQDVPPELKGRMDTMAESQMRGHLSAADGTEQTGSQSYVPPKEEDDKALHAAFDFLHGVTANAVAAKPAPKAAVPN, from the coding sequence ATGCGGAAAACCCTGCTGTTCCCCCTGGGCGCGCTCACGGGAGCGTGTCTGACCCTTCTGGTAGCCAGTCCCCACGGCGGCGTATGGGCGGCAAGGGCGGCAGCGAACGCGAACGACGCCTATTCCCAGCTCAATTTGTTCGGCGCAGTGTTCGAGCGCGTGAAGGCGAGCTATGTCGAGAAGCCCGACAATGCCAAGCTGATCGAAGGCGCGATCACGGGCATGGTGACCTCGCTCGACCCGCATTCGCGCTACATGAACGACAAGGCCTGGACCGAGATGCAGGAGACTACCTCCGGCGAGTTCGGCGGGCTTGGCATCGAGGTCACGATGGAGGACGGCCTCGTCAAGGTCGTCTCGCCGATCGACGACACACCCGCCTCGAAGGCCGGCATCATGTCCGGCGACCTCATCAGCAAGATCGACGGCGAGGCCGTGCAGGGCATGACGCTCGAGCAGGCCGTCAACAAGATGAAGGGCCCGGTCGACACCAAGACCAAGCTCACCATCGTGCGCAAGGGGGCCGACGCACCGATCGACGTCGCGATCACGCGCGAGATCATCCATGTGCGGCCGGTGCGCTTCCAGGTCAAAAACGGCGATATCGGCTATATCCGCGTCACCTCGTTCAACGAGCAGACCACCGACGGGCTGAAAAAGGCGATCGCGTCGATCTCCAAGGAGATCCCGCCGGAGAAGCTTGCGGGCTATGTGATGGACCTGCGCAACAATCCGGGCGGCCTGCTCGACCAGGCCGTGTCGGTGTCGAGCGCATTCCTGCAGCGAGGCGAGGTCGTCTCGACCCGCGGCCGCAATCCGGAAGAGACCCAGCGTTTCACCGCGCATGGGGGCGACCTCACCAAGGGCAAGCCGCTGGTGGTGCTGGTCAATGGCGGCTCGGCCTCCGCCTCGGAGATCGTCGCCGGCGCGCTGCACGACCACAAGCGCGCGACGCTGATCGGCACGCGCTCGTTCGGCAAGGGCTCGGTGCAAACCATCATTCCGCTCGGTACCGGCAATGGTGCGCTGGCGCTGACCACGGCGCGCTACTACACGCCGTCGGGCCGCTCGATCCAGGCTCAGGGCATTGCGCCCGACATCGAGATCCTCCAGGACGTGCCGCCGGAGCTGAAGGGCCGGATGGACACCATGGCGGAGTCCCAGATGCGCGGGCATTTGTCGGCCGCTGACGGCACCGAGCAGACCGGATCGCAGTCCTACGTCCCACCGAAGGAGGAAGACGACAAGGCCCTGCATGCGGCTTTCGACTTCCTGCACGGCGTGACCGCCAATGCGGTCGCAGCCAAGCCCGCGCCGAAGGCGGCGGTGCCGAATTAG
- the lexA gene encoding transcriptional repressor LexA, which translates to MLTRKQYELLRFISERLKESGVPPSFDEMKDALDLRSKSGIHRLITALEERGFIRRLPNRARAIEVIKLPELQAAAGNRRGFTPSVIEGNLGKVRTTSSPPADEGERPVAVPVMGRIAAGTPIEALQTRSHTISVPPDMLGSGEHYALEVRGDSMVEAGILDGDMALIQRNESADTGDIVVALIDDEEATLKRFRRRGASIALEPANAAYEVRILPPNRVKIQGKLIGLYRKY; encoded by the coding sequence ATGTTAACGCGCAAACAATACGAGCTTCTGCGGTTCATCAGCGAACGTCTGAAGGAAAGCGGCGTGCCGCCCTCCTTCGACGAGATGAAGGATGCGCTCGACCTGCGCTCGAAGTCGGGCATTCATCGCCTGATCACCGCGCTCGAGGAGCGCGGCTTCATCCGCCGCCTGCCCAACCGCGCCCGCGCGATTGAAGTCATCAAGCTGCCGGAGCTGCAGGCCGCAGCCGGCAACCGCCGCGGCTTCACGCCAAGCGTCATCGAGGGCAATCTCGGCAAGGTGCGCACGACCTCGAGCCCGCCCGCGGACGAGGGCGAGCGCCCCGTTGCGGTGCCCGTGATGGGCCGCATCGCGGCCGGCACGCCCATCGAGGCGCTGCAGACCCGCAGTCACACCATCAGCGTACCGCCGGACATGCTCGGCTCAGGCGAGCACTACGCGCTCGAAGTGCGCGGCGATTCGATGGTCGAAGCCGGCATCCTCGACGGCGACATGGCCCTGATCCAGCGCAACGAGAGCGCCGATACCGGGGACATCGTGGTGGCGCTGATCGATGACGAGGAGGCGACGCTCAAGCGCTTCCGCCGCCGCGGCGCCTCGATCGCGCTCGAGCCCGCCAACGCCGCCTACGAGGTACGCATCCTGCCGCCCAACCGGGTGAAGATCCAAGGCAAGCTGATCGGGCTGTACCGCAAGTACTGA
- a CDS encoding SDR family oxidoreductase, giving the protein MKMTGNTILLTGGTSGIGRALAEAFHDRGNRVIVTGRRQALLDQITTERPGLIGLPLDFDDPASLPRLSADVRARFPELNVLIANAGISRPEDICADGWDASDAEAIVATNIVGALRATAAFLPVLRRQPNATIVATSSNLAFVPRADFPTYCASKAFLHSWLQSLRHQLRKIPVEVLELAPPYVQTELTGAQQASDARAMPLAAYVAEVMQLLELRVHPRDEVLVERDRARRWAERDGRYEATFAAMNPS; this is encoded by the coding sequence ATGAAGATGACCGGCAACACGATCCTCCTTACCGGCGGCACCAGCGGCATCGGCCGCGCACTCGCCGAGGCCTTCCACGACCGCGGCAATCGCGTCATCGTCACGGGCCGGCGGCAGGCCCTGCTCGATCAGATCACGACCGAACGGCCGGGCCTGATCGGCCTGCCGCTCGACTTCGACGATCCCGCATCGCTGCCGCGCCTGTCGGCGGATGTACGCGCGCGCTTCCCCGAGCTCAACGTGCTCATTGCCAATGCCGGCATCTCGCGGCCCGAAGACATCTGCGCGGACGGCTGGGATGCTTCCGACGCAGAGGCGATCGTGGCGACCAATATCGTGGGCGCGCTTCGCGCGACGGCGGCATTTCTGCCGGTCCTGAGGCGGCAACCGAACGCGACGATCGTCGCGACCAGCTCGAATCTCGCCTTCGTGCCGCGCGCTGATTTCCCGACTTATTGCGCCAGCAAGGCGTTCCTGCACTCCTGGCTGCAGTCGCTGCGGCACCAGCTCCGCAAGATCCCGGTCGAGGTGCTCGAGCTCGCGCCGCCCTACGTGCAGACCGAGCTCACCGGCGCGCAGCAGGCAAGCGACGCGCGCGCCATGCCGCTTGCTGCCTACGTCGCGGAGGTCATGCAATTGCTGGAGCTGCGGGTTCATCCCCGCGATGAAGTGCTGGTGGAGCGCGACCGCGCCCGCCGCTGGGCCGAGCGCGACGGCCGCTACGAGGCGACCTTTGCGGCCATGAACCCGAGCTGA